A portion of the Juglans microcarpa x Juglans regia isolate MS1-56 chromosome 1D, Jm3101_v1.0, whole genome shotgun sequence genome contains these proteins:
- the LOC121261536 gene encoding uncharacterized protein LOC121261536 isoform X1: protein MRFAEFPDISLAISFFPMSSCIWWRGRCYYRQNRRLWFIACIPTFDERSVRNAICFFKKANDSLDNSGFLCFVGSHVCLVSTLAFFSTFIFQIFYFHLLSLLTGDEIVLQRHQCYRFSNFNQVIYELNYSLYILHLFFVSHVSVLRFSAIKCTMQM from the exons ATGAGATTTGCGGAATTTCCG GATATTTCGCttgctatttcttttttcccaaTGAGTTCCTGTATTTGGTGGCGTGGCCGATGCTATTATAGACAGAACAGGCGTTTATGGTTTATTGCATGCATTCCAACATTTGATGAAAGATCCGTGAGAAACGCCATTTGTTTTTTCAAGAAG GCAAACGATTCTCTCGATAACAGTGGATTTCTCTGCTTTGTGGGTTCTCATGTATGTTTAGTCAGCACTCTTGCTTTTTTCTCtacattcatttttcaaatattttattttcatctacTGTCGCTTTTAACTGGGGATGAGATCGTATTGCAGCGCCACCAGTGCTACCGGTTTAGCAATTTCAACCAGGTTATCTACGAGCttaattattctttatatatactGCATCTGTTTTTTGTATCTCATGTTAGTGTGCTTAGGTTTTCAGCCATCAAGTGTACAATGCAAATGTAA
- the LOC121261536 gene encoding uncharacterized protein LOC121261536 isoform X2 — MRFAEFPDISLAISFFPMSSCIWWRGRCYYRQNRRLWFIACIPTFDERSVRNAICFFKKANDSLDNSGFLCFVGSHRHQCYRFSNFNQVIYELNYSLYILHLFFVSHVSVLRFSAIKCTMQM, encoded by the exons ATGAGATTTGCGGAATTTCCG GATATTTCGCttgctatttcttttttcccaaTGAGTTCCTGTATTTGGTGGCGTGGCCGATGCTATTATAGACAGAACAGGCGTTTATGGTTTATTGCATGCATTCCAACATTTGATGAAAGATCCGTGAGAAACGCCATTTGTTTTTTCAAGAAG GCAAACGATTCTCTCGATAACAGTGGATTTCTCTGCTTTGTGGGTTCTCAT CGCCACCAGTGCTACCGGTTTAGCAATTTCAACCAGGTTATCTACGAGCttaattattctttatatatactGCATCTGTTTTTTGTATCTCATGTTAGTGTGCTTAGGTTTTCAGCCATCAAGTGTACAATGCAAATGTAA